The stretch of DNA TCAATGTATGGTAATGACACAAGTGTAATACTCCCAGTAATcccatataatttagttttctactgtATATGTAAACAAGCGCTACATGGCATTCGGTCATAGCATTAATTAGAATTAGTgccgtgtttattttttttaattttcacggTCAGAACTAGCTTAATGTCTGTTATGTCAGAATGCCCCTCTAACGAAGTATATTACTCAATAAGTAATTACGCTGAAAATGTTTCATTTTCAGTTACTGGCTCACACAAGATAACTCCTCGAGATGTACGCTTGAAGCAAACAGGAGATAATCGACTGATTGGCTTCATGGATTGCAAGGtaagtaattttctttaaattacgtctttaaaattcttattattttcgTCATAACTCCATCATTTtctattctattaaaaaaaaatgtaattttgctgccgtactcagagataattaataattacttaaactattccttgctAAAGCTCTTTTGCCAAAAACAGTcactaagaactgggttaagtatatcaaatgactctgagtacggcggttagttgAGTGTTATGAAGGTAAAAAACcccaattacataatgtgtttactatgaaatataatttgccatgtaaattacaaatgatataattttaacaGGATGAAACTATGTTCGCAATGGCAAGGATGAATGATGTGCCTCCCAAGAATAAACTGGCGGAGGAGGCGGCAAGGCTCGGCTACAAGGGGCGACGAGGTAAATCCTACCTGTACCAGGGCCATGAATGGCTTCCCATACCAGAAGACGATGAAAAAAACTACTGGCACTACCCTAAAAAGAACAAAGAAAATTCATCTAATGAAGACCAGAGAAGTAGCGAAGAAGAATCAGAAGATACAAATAAACAAGAGGAAACTGAACAAAAGGAAAATcctgataatgataataaattgtttCGTGAAAAACATCTGGAGccaaattgcattaaaatagaGCCTGAATTATGGAATGATCCGAAACCAGATCCAACTGAAAACCAAATGTTGTCTATCgacgatttaaataaattagatgcaaatgaaactattaatattaataacaaatcgTTAAACGAATCATATAATTCTACAAGCATCAAAAGAGAAACAATATTAGAAACAAATGCTGAAAATGTAGAAAATAGACAAAACAGTAGTATAACAAGCACTGTAGACCAACAGAAGATAAACATTGATAatatagaagtaaataaaaccGAATATATAAAGGTAGAAGATAAGGAATTCAAATATCAGAATGAAATAGACAAATTCTTGTCTTACGCAGAAAACACAAAACCAGACTTTGAGGAAGTAAAAGATGAAAAGACAAAAGAGGAGACACCAAAAGATgatcaaataaaagaaaaagaagcaGAAGGTAAGAAGGTAAATAAGGAAGAAGAGGATAAGATAGTAGAGGAAATTATAGCAGAAGATGAAGAAGCATACAATAAGACGGTAGAAGAGACGAAAGCAAAAGACACAAAAGCAGATAATCAGAATGCAAATTATGAGCAAaccaaagaaaacaaaacagaaaataatgaaatagaaGATAAAAAAATCGAAGACAAGAAAGCAGAAGAAATGAAAGTGGAAAATGTTAAAGCAAAAATTAAGAGAGCAAAATATAAGCTAGCAAAGATAAAGCAAGATAAagcaaagaaattaaaagaagaaaaagaggAGGAGCCAGAAAATACTTGTGATATATGTTATGATTCGTCAACGTCTATGTATTCAACTACTGATCCTTATACTCCCATAGATGCCCCATATAAGAAGACTGATCGAGGATTTGAAAAGAATTTTGTATCTCCAAATCCAGAAAAATCTACAAAAAGTAAAGAAACGCCTAAAACATCGACGGAGAAACCCTCAATAACTGTAAATGAAGAGGATGATGTTATCACTATTAGACCAGTTCCACACAAAACAGTTTGATTGCGGATTGAATTGGACAGAGCGATTTTATATCTACATGTAGGCACACAGTTAAATCGCCAAGTTTAGTTTCGTTTTGCTGCCCCAGaagaacaaataaaatcaaGTCGACACACGCATAAATCCGCAAAAAATTACCAATTAGCGTCCGCAGTATCGGATTTGATTGGGCAATCACAAATCAGGTGGTATTGACTACCTATGAATTTAATATGTTCCGACCAAGACTATTCGACTGAAACAACGcagaattaatcaccacacttgctcaacgTGAGTTGGCAGGtctgatgttttccttcaccgcttGTCATTAGTGTCTAAATTGTCTTAgaaagttacataatataacatcttgtaataaatgttaaagtttcaTGATATAATGCTGTTTGTTTCTTGAAACTTGTAAACATAAATGAGACATCGTTATCACATTTATATATCAATCACACTGTCACAcacattgtaaatgtgaaagttttgtttCTTTGGATATTTGTTCATCAATTAcgctgaacagattttgatgaaatttggtatacagacagggtatgagctaatATAGGTGATAGAACGAATTTTTATCGGacgaataaaaaacaaacaaacaaactatacaCATAAGCCGTGTAGCACGGACAAGTAAGATCCACTTACTCTTCTGCGTGTATCGTAAGAGCTGACTAAGAGACTACATATATTAATATACACATTTCACAGCGACAGGGTAGCAGCTCTCTCTTGTTAACTAAACCTACATATTTTAGATTGCCCTCTAGAACCTGCCTGAGCAGGTATTGGTAGGTATGGagtttatacaatgtgataggcgtgggacttctaacccgttaaggctgagtactacatctaattttatcgacaaaaaaaataatatggggggttgaacccctaattgaaaatattggaaaatagtgattttttcggtaaaaattattcacaaatgattttttttctcaccaaaacattatcaaacatatgaaaaaagtaatgaattagttag from Spodoptera frugiperda isolate SF20-4 chromosome 11, AGI-APGP_CSIRO_Sfru_2.0, whole genome shotgun sequence encodes:
- the LOC118275191 gene encoding uncharacterized protein DDB_G0283697-like, which translates into the protein MFARVNLSSVLIVILCSVAVNSAKKVKAKHGPSGMSFSDTTNCTEFSKYGRFNPYSVLHEKWIVFFYWAAPQPLMTYIFTFPTVNHTKNLKKILDGNTILPVMWSARQILMEDQNHVVTLLVERADRGEYWQYPLYKVTGSHKITPRDVRLKQTGDNRLIGFMDCKDETMFAMARMNDVPPKNKLAEEAARLGYKGRRGKSYLYQGHEWLPIPEDDEKNYWHYPKKNKENSSNEDQRSSEEESEDTNKQEETEQKENPDNDNKLFREKHLEPNCIKIEPELWNDPKPDPTENQMLSIDDLNKLDANETININNKSLNESYNSTSIKRETILETNAENVENRQNSSITSTVDQQKINIDNIEVNKTEYIKVEDKEFKYQNEIDKFLSYAENTKPDFEEVKDEKTKEETPKDDQIKEKEAEGKKVNKEEEDKIVEEIIAEDEEAYNKTVEETKAKDTKADNQNANYEQTKENKTENNEIEDKKIEDKKAEEMKVENVKAKIKRAKYKLAKIKQDKAKKLKEEKEEEPENTCDICYDSSTSMYSTTDPYTPIDAPYKKTDRGFEKNFVSPNPEKSTKSKETPKTSTEKPSITVNEEDDVITIRPVPHKTV